GAAATCGAAGACAGCAAAGACGATATTTCCGTCCTGAAATATATCAGCGATAACGAAAATTGCAGTATCGACCGGAATTTATCTTTGACGGGATGGCAGTTGGGCGATCTTTACACTCAAGTAATAGACTATTCCTATCATACGAATTACGGAGATTTGGAACTTGGAGGAAACAATGCCAGCTATTATTCGCGTTTTACTTGTTCGATCGAAGTGGATCGTCCCAGCATCAAATTCGCATTTAAGCAATTTTACGGTCTTTATATCGCCGTAATGATTGGACTCGCCACGCTTTTAATCAATCCCAAGCATTCCAGCCCCCGCTTCAGCCTTTCCGTCGGCGCCGTATTTACCATCATGGGCAACCATTTCGTCGTAGCGTCCAATTTACCCGAGACCAGTCAGTTGACGTTAGTGGATAAACTGCACATCTACGCCGGATTTATTATTTTATCCTGCATCCTTGCCTCCGTTGCGTCTCTCAAGTTGGACGATAAAGGATACGCCAATTTATCCCGGCGGTTGGACTATATCAGTTTCGGATTGTTTTCGATTCTCTTTATGGCTTTAAATTATATGGCGATAGCGGGTTGAGAGCGGAAACGCGGCTTTCGATTATTCCCTGGAGTAAGAAAAATCGTCATTTCTTTTTATAGCGACGATGGCGCCGCTGCTATCCTCGTCCAGGGAGCGCAATATTTCGCCGACTAATTTTTGAGGCGTAAAACTATTGAAAAAACGCATAAAAATTTCAATGGTTTCCTCCGCATCGCCTGAAAAAGAATGCAAAATCATATTTTCGCCGGATTTCAGCGTTTGTTCCGAATAATGAAGCGTCTTGTCTTCCTCTTTCCATCGCCAAATCCGGCAAAGGCCGTTTTCATTCGTTGCTTGAACGCAATGAAAGTATTCGATGGCGTAAAGGGCGGAAACCATTTCGTAAGCGCTTTGAGGATCGCCGCCTGCAAGTTGCCCCTTCAAGAGAACGGATAGGGAAGCAGATGAGAGCGCCACGTCCAAGTCGCCTTCGTTCAAACGGATCGGCACGGCGCTCAATCCATCTTTCCCGATTACGAGATCGTAAGTCTCCGAATAAACGCCGCTCAACCGGCAAACCACCGCCCAAAGACCGTTCTCGTTGGCGTCGATATCGAAAAATTCCCTGGAGGAACGTCCAAAAACGCTTCCTTTGGCCGTAAACATCCCGCTGGCGCATTCGCGATCGGGCCAAAAAACGTCGCGAAAAGCCCTGGACAATTCCGTACGGGAAAAGAACTGTTCGCTCTGCACCAGGTTGCGTCCGATGCGGCCTTCTGTTTCGTCCAAGACGCAAACCATTGTGTTGTATGTATTGCCCAAGTCGTAAAATTCGCGAATTCTCTCTTGCTCCAAAGAATGGGCATGCCGTCCCTTGATTCCCGCGAGGATTGCGTTCGTCAGTCTGCGAATGGGTTTGGTAATGACAGTAGTGATCGTTTGCACTACAACCAGGCCGACGATGAGAATAAAGACTGCGGCGATGGCCATTTGCACAATAATAGCCTTCGTTTTGCTAGAAATTTCGCTCACGTCTTTTTCCAGGAAGACAATAGCCGCCAATCTTCCCCGGCCATCCGAAACCGGCGCCAAGGCGTCGATCGCATCGAGAGAACCATTTTCTTTACCTTGCGCGATTTCGCCTATTATGGCGTATTCATCCACTTGAGTTTTTTGTTCGGCGTCGGCGGCCATTTTTGCCAGTTCGGGTAAATGGCCGCGCCATAGCTCTTCGGCGGGCCGAAGGGGAGGCTCCCCGAGAGAATAGAACATTCGTTGGCCGTCTCTAGAATAAATCGCTATATGCCGAAGCGAATTCGAAGCGAAGATGCGTTGAAGGGGGAGAAGAAGACGAATCGAAGTTTCCGAATCCGCAGGGACTTCGCTTTCCAGATTTGGCAGCAGCACCGGATCGATAAACTCGGCGATGGAAATGGCGAAGGAGGCAATTTCATGCCGCGCGCTCCATATCATTTCATCGCGCTCGGAAAAATATTTGCTGATTCCTATTATGAGAATGGCGCCCAAGAAAATGGGAAGAATGGCTATTCTATTCCGAGTAATGAGTTTCATCGTCAATTTTCCGCCATTGGCGCGCAGAAGTCCTCTTCATGAAGAAGTTTCATCAATCCCGCCGCGAAAGAAGGACATTCGTGGATCAGCGTGTAGAAATGACCCTTGTTGATGGTCAGACACAACGCGCCGCTTTTCCCCGAAAGCAGATTTTGCGTCAGAGAATAATCGAAAAGCAGCGACGACATGCCAATGATAGGAAGCAAAACGCGTCCGTCTTCCAATTCGAAAAATCCCTCCAATACGACGTAAAGGGAGGAGAGAGAAGAACCGGCGTTGGCGACGATCCGGCCCGGAGAGAATCGGCGCTCTCGCACAACCTTGACCACCAGCCCCAATTCCGCGTCGCGCAGCTCCGTAAACGGAGGGATTTTCTTAAGAGCGAATATTTTTTGCGCGAGATTCATCCAATGGACCTCGACATGATCGTTATCAACATCGGCGTCCGAACGTCCGGCGTTTGAGAATCGCCGCCAATCTTCAAAACGCCGTTCAGGATGGATTGGGCGTCTTTAACGCCGTTCGAGATCAGAGCGTTTTCCGATTTCTTTAATAGAGAAGCATGATGGGCGGAAATCGCTATCAAGGCTTCCCCTTTCCGAACGGCAAGGGGCCAATGGCCGTCTGGATTCCATTCGGACAAACCATCGGAACCATAGAGAAAAACGGAGGCCGGTTGACGAAACGATGCATGAGAACGGCCCGATTCTCCATCGATCAACAAAAACCAAGCGACTTGTTCCGGATAGAGACGGCTTAATCGACGTTCGATTTGCTCCCAATCGTCGCCATAGCGTTGAAGCAGCGTATTGGCGATCATAATGAGCATCCGTTGGGCAATCGTCGCGTCCAAAGTCTCCCCGGCAAAAGAACCAGCCCACATCAAAAACAGACCGACATGGCTGATGCATCCTGAGATATCCGTCGATTTTTTATCTACATTCCACGCGCCCCCCGCGCAAAGACGGCCATCCCAGGATGCAGCGTAGACGCATTCGTTCTTGAGGACATGGATCAATTTCAAACGATTGGATTTGACTTTCAACTGTTCGTCGGTCCGATTTCTTTCCAGGAAGAAATTTTTCAAATCGAGACTGAGACGATTGAACGCTCCGCAGAGTTCCCGCAATTCGACCGGACCTTGAAGCGGCGCTTCGTCTCCATACCGTCCTGCGGCGACGATCAGCGTCTTATCGATGAGCTGCCGGATCGGTTTCATAAGGGCCAAGGTGATGGCGTATCCCACGACTCCCGCCGCCAGGAAAGCGAACAAGCCGATCGAAATCGTTTTCAACAGAGCGATGCGCGTTTTGGTTGCGATGATCGAAACGTCGATATCTGTTCCTGCCACGCCTCGAACGTTTCCGGTTCGATCGTAAATGGGAGCGTATCCCGATTTCAGCAATCCCCATTCTCCCCAATTCACTACGCCGGAAGTATAAACGCCGCCCACGGCGATCTTGCCGTAAACTTTGTCTCCTTCCCCCTCCTCGAACGATTCTACAAATCCAATGGGGACGTGAGATCCGCCGTAATCGACGTCCAGGACGTAAACTTCGTCGTTCGCTCCTCCGCCTTCAGGCCGGCGAAAGGTGCAAAGATACGTAATATTCAATTTTTTCCAGATGCGGCGCATCGGCAAAACGTAATCCAGGTAATTGTCGCTCGTTTCGCTGCGGTACCCCGGCCACCATCCGGCATCCCAACAAACAGCCGCCGCAGGATCGATTTGCGCGAAGCGATCGGCGCTGGCGTACCATTTCTTGGTAATAGGATTCCAGGCCAAACCGTGGAAAACGGCGGTTTTCTCGCCGGATTGTTTTACATCTTCCGCGTCCGTCTCCGCCTTCCTCACTTCATTCGCCGTGTAGAGGGCGATTTTTTCCACGAGACCGCGGAGGACGGCGATTTCATCCGCATCGCCAATACGCCGCAAACGATCGAATTCCTCGATCCGTTTCAGATTTTCTTTCAATTCATCCTCGTGGGTATTGGATTTCGAGGAAATCTCCGTCTCCGCCTTCTCCTCGGCCCATTCTTTCGGCATCGTTTTCATGACGAGAACGCCGAGAACATCGGCGTTTCCCGTGGCGGGATCGATGGCGAGCAGGTTGCCGCCGTCGCCTTCGATCGCTAAAAAACGGCCTTGGGACTCGTCATAATCCATGCCGGCGATGCGCCCGTAAGCCAGGGGTTGAGCGTCGGCGCAGCGCAGAGGATCCAGATCAATGCGAAGCCAATCCGCTCCTGCGGCGTAGAGGGCGTCTTCTCCGCGATGATAAGCGATGGCGTGGTAAACGCGATCGAGAGCGATAAGGGGCGTCGTTTCGCTTGTCATTCGATCGATAACGACAATCCTCCGGCCATCTTCCTGAAGCGCGTAGAGGAGATCGCGTCGGGAATCGTAAGCCAGATCGGCGACTCCGGTAGCGGAGACGCCGATCGGCTGTAAACTGCCATCGCTCATATTGACGGCGGCAAGCCGCTTTCTTTCTTTATCAATGCCGATCAATTGCCTTCGGGAATCGACGTAGGTCAAACCCAATAGAGTATGCGGCCGCAAGAGGTCATCGTGCACGCCGCCGTCGATGAAAGCGCCTACGGCCAAACTGATGGCGGATAGTTTGCGGTTGAACCCCAGTTCGATTTCCTTATAAAGATCGTCATGAATGAGGAGACCCATGACGACCGTCGTTGCGCCTAACGCCGGCAACAAAAGCAACAGATATACGGCTTGGATGCCGATGGTGAAATTCCGCCTCGCCCGCTCTTTCGGTTCGCTCATCGATCTTGTTTGTCTTTCGTCTCCGGTCAAAGAGTGCCGGATAGAATTTTAAAGGGAGAGAGGCTCGCGCGCGGCGGCGCCGCTGAAGGAGCAACCCATCAATTGCCGGCTTCCCTCTCCATAAATCCCATCGCAATGCGGGGATAGGTTTGCACGCAATAGACGAGAAAATCCCGTTTCCAAAAATAACACGTCATCGAATTCGAATAAGCGTCGCTTATTCGCTCTTTGGCGCCGAACAGAAACTTTTCTCCGAAGGTATGGCCCTTGGACAATATCTCTTCGCCATCGCCGCCGCGGATAACCGCTTCGCCGTTTTTGATGTAATACAAACCGTTTGGAGGCTCTCCCTTTCTAAATATGCATTCGTCTTTCTCGAATTCGGCCAGGGATGATCCCGCCGCCAAGATCGCTAAATCCCGCGTCGAAATCTTGCCGAACAACTCCGATTCGGCGAAAAGCGCGATTTTCTCGATCGGATTATCTTGAACGGTCTTGCCCGCTTCGCGTTGGAGAATGGAGAAAACAGTTTTTTTGACGAGATCGGGAGCCTCGCCGATGCCTCCGGCGATTTGATCCAAGACCACCGTTTTGAACATGTCTTTGAACGCTTCGTCTTCCTCTTCATCCTCTTGCGTTAGGTCCCATTTCGCTTGCGCCGCCGCCGCCCGCTCCAAATCCATTTGGCTGCCCCAGGCGGCGTTGACGACTTGGGATGAAGATAAACTTTCCGCTTTGAAACAACGGAAGTAAAAATGGATTTTATCCTCGACCGGCCGTCCATCCACTAAAGGCATCAGCAATTTGAACGAGTCTCGGTTCACGGCTTGTTCCAGCGTCTCGATCGCATTGCCTCTGGTCTTGGCGCTTTTCGAACGAAGGGAGGAAGCGATCATCTCGTGGTTCGGAATCTGGCCGCCTAGCGCCAATATCTCCAAAATGAATTCCAAGGTAGAAGCATGTTCGTCGCGGTAAAATCGGGAGAGAACCTTGAAGCCGGGGGACGGAGTCTTCACCTCCTCCAAGGCCGCCCGATAGAAAAGGATTTGATAGGCGCGAAGGATTTCCTCCGAAATCAACGCCGGCATAAGCGCTTGAAGTTGGGGAAAAGCCAAACGAGCCAACGCTCGGGCGGCGATGGAGCGGCCCGAGTAAGGATAATAAGCGTTTCGAACCACGCTGACGATGGAGGGGACGCTGCGCAAGCCAAAGCCGATGATGACCTGATTGATTTGCCGGCGTTCGAAAGGCGAAAAATCGTCGGCCCGGGCCAGGAGGGAAGGGATGCAATTGGAATCGCCGATGCGAGACAAGGCGCTAAAGCCAAGCGAACGGATTTCTCCGTCGCCGCGTCCGATCATCTCAAGGATAATGGGAAGAAGCGACGTGGAATCCTCATCGACGACTCGGCAAATGGACAATTTGGCCGCTTTGCGCACTTGGGGGGAAGGGTCCTCCAAGAAGGGGACGAGAAAATTGGCGTATTGGCTGAGTCCTGCGCCTCCGATGGCTCGAATTCCCGCCTCCCGCTCTTCCTCGTTTCCTTTGACGAGGATTAAAGCCGTCCACATCGCATGATGGGCGTTCTCGATATCCCAACTATTCCATAACACCGTCGCGGCGGCGGCGCGATCGTTGGGATCGAGCGAATCCAGCATTCTCAGAACGAATTCGCCTTGAATCAAGTGATGCCGCCCTAATTCCCGAACGATGGAAGAACCCGCCTTTTCGCCGTGTGATAGCAGCCAGGAGATGACGATGCGGACGATTTCGTTGTCCCGTTCGCCCAGCATTTCCGCCAAGACTTCCAGCGCCCGGCCTCGGTCTTGCTCTTCGCAGCGGTCGAGAATTTCAAGAATCGTTTTTACGGCCAGAATCCGGTCGTTCAACCACAAAATGCGGCAAGCGGCGGCGATCTCCTCCATGCTTTCCATGCGCGCGATGCGAACCAGTTCGTCTTTTTCTTCCTGGCTCATGCCGGAAAAGATATCGGACTCGGATCGGGAGAAATCGAGCCAATCCGCCCGCAGATTGTGAATCATGG
The Candidatus Omnitrophota bacterium genome window above contains:
- a CDS encoding cyclic nucleotide-binding domain-containing protein; translated protein: MNLAQKIFALKKIPPFTELRDAELGLVVKVVRERRFSPGRIVANAGSSLSSLYVVLEGFFELEDGRVLLPIIGMSSLLFDYSLTQNLLSGKSGALCLTINKGHFYTLIHECPSFAAGLMKLLHEEDFCAPMAEN
- a CDS encoding HAMP domain-containing protein; this translates as MSEPKERARRNFTIGIQAVYLLLLLPALGATTVVMGLLIHDDLYKEIELGFNRKLSAISLAVGAFIDGGVHDDLLRPHTLLGLTYVDSRRQLIGIDKERKRLAAVNMSDGSLQPIGVSATGVADLAYDSRRDLLYALQEDGRRIVVIDRMTSETTPLIALDRVYHAIAYHRGEDALYAAGADWLRIDLDPLRCADAQPLAYGRIAGMDYDESQGRFLAIEGDGGNLLAIDPATGNADVLGVLVMKTMPKEWAEEKAETEISSKSNTHEDELKENLKRIEEFDRLRRIGDADEIAVLRGLVEKIALYTANEVRKAETDAEDVKQSGEKTAVFHGLAWNPITKKWYASADRFAQIDPAAAVCWDAGWWPGYRSETSDNYLDYVLPMRRIWKKLNITYLCTFRRPEGGGANDEVYVLDVDYGGSHVPIGFVESFEEGEGDKVYGKIAVGGVYTSGVVNWGEWGLLKSGYAPIYDRTGNVRGVAGTDIDVSIIATKTRIALLKTISIGLFAFLAAGVVGYAITLALMKPIRQLIDKTLIVAAGRYGDEAPLQGPVELRELCGAFNRLSLDLKNFFLERNRTDEQLKVKSNRLKLIHVLKNECVYAASWDGRLCAGGAWNVDKKSTDISGCISHVGLFLMWAGSFAGETLDATIAQRMLIMIANTLLQRYGDDWEQIERRLSRLYPEQVAWFLLIDGESGRSHASFRQPASVFLYGSDGLSEWNPDGHWPLAVRKGEALIAISAHHASLLKKSENALISNGVKDAQSILNGVLKIGGDSQTPDVRTPMLITIMSRSIG
- a CDS encoding cyclic nucleotide-binding domain-containing protein, whose translation is MMNKFFFKLFKIYEGEGVKVLTFAIAGILYQTGFSIGAVASDSLFLTHIGADKLSYIYFILPAIMIFTTPIMSFFTEKIGASRFQIVVSLLLAGGGVALFFCVSAAEAAGESAVWLYYVIKLYSSLWHIAGFTIFWNFVDSYFDILSAKRLFPVLSGATAIGATIGGGLVTLFMRCEWSVGSLFLVWSAVSAAAMLPVWRAIESFHSIKGEEEEEPSFREQLRRLSDAYKNTNYVMFITLTAFIAMLMTNICEFQYMQIFEERHSDAVSLANLFGRLFMIVNVFNMFATFFLFNRLIVILGVRNAALIQPVVYLVSFMAYIAFFGQANPMYFAAVLGFFALQGTQSAIDENNWNLLLNPIPANVKTSIRSISEGVVDPLGGALAGLLLFVMNQRLLLSHLHISVFGAGLSLVLLAVALCLRHYYVSAMIHNLRADWLDFSRSESDIFSGMSQEEKDELVRIARMESMEEIAAACRILWLNDRILAVKTILEILDRCEEQDRGRALEVLAEMLGERDNEIVRIVISWLLSHGEKAGSSIVRELGRHHLIQGEFVLRMLDSLDPNDRAAAATVLWNSWDIENAHHAMWTALILVKGNEEEREAGIRAIGGAGLSQYANFLVPFLEDPSPQVRKAAKLSICRVVDEDSTSLLPIILEMIGRGDGEIRSLGFSALSRIGDSNCIPSLLARADDFSPFERRQINQVIIGFGLRSVPSIVSVVRNAYYPYSGRSIAARALARLAFPQLQALMPALISEEILRAYQILFYRAALEEVKTPSPGFKVLSRFYRDEHASTLEFILEILALGGQIPNHEMIASSLRSKSAKTRGNAIETLEQAVNRDSFKLLMPLVDGRPVEDKIHFYFRCFKAESLSSSQVVNAAWGSQMDLERAAAAQAKWDLTQEDEEEDEAFKDMFKTVVLDQIAGGIGEAPDLVKKTVFSILQREAGKTVQDNPIEKIALFAESELFGKISTRDLAILAAGSSLAEFEKDECIFRKGEPPNGLYYIKNGEAVIRGGDGEEILSKGHTFGEKFLFGAKERISDAYSNSMTCYFWKRDFLVYCVQTYPRIAMGFMEREAGN